The nucleotide window CCCGGCCTGACGTGCGGCCGGGGAGCCGGTCGCGTCAGTGCTGCAGGCTCCGGGCGACCTCGAGCGCCCAGTACGTCAGCACCGCCGCCGCCCCGGCCCGCCGGGTCGCCGTGAGCGTCTCGTGAATGGCCGCGTCCCGGTCGATCCAGCCCTGAGCCGCGGCCGCCTCGACCATCGCGTACTCGCCGGACACCTGGTACGCCCACACCGGCACGTCGACGGCGGCCGCGGTGTCTGCGAGGACGTCGAGATAAGCCAGCGCGGGCTTGACCATGACGACATCGGCGCCCTGGGCGACGTCGAGCCGGACCTCGCGGCGCGACTCGCGCCGGTTCGCCGGATCCTGCTGGTAGGTACGACGGTCGCCGACCAGGCTGGACTGCACCGCGTCCCGGAACGGCCCGTAGAAGGCCGACGCGTACTTCGCGGCGTACGCCAGCACCACGACGTCGCCGTACCCCGCGCCGTCCAGGGCGGCCCGGACCGCGGCGACCTGGCCGTCCATCATCCCGGACAGGCCGACGACGTGGGCGCCGGCGGCCGCTTGGGCCAACGCGACCGAGGCGTAGCGATCCAGCGTCGCGGCGTTGTCGACCGTGCCGTCGGCGGCCAGCACCCCGCAGTGGCCGTGGTCGGTGAACTCGTCCAGGCAGAGGTCGGCCATGACCACCGTGGCGTCGCCCACCTCGTCGCGCGCCGCGGACAGCGCCCGGTTCAGGATGCCGTCGGCAGCGTCGGCGCCCGAGCCGGTCGCGTCCTTGTGCGCCGGTACGCCGAAGAGCATGAGCCCGCCGAGGCCGAGGCCGGCGACGTCGGCGGCGAGCGCGGGCAGCGACGCGAGGCTGTGCTGCAGCACGCCGGGCATGCTGCCGATCGGCACCGGTGCCGCGATGTCCTCCCGGACGAACACCGGCAGGATCAGTTCCGCCGGGTCCAGTCGCGTCTCGGCGACCAGCCGACGCAGCGCCGGGGTACGGCGTAGCCGCCGCGGCTGCTCAGCCGGCGGCCGGCCCCCCGCCGACCGAGCCACAGGCTGCCCTACCCCGGACGACGGTGGCTGGGTCGCGGGCGACGGGGGCACCGTGGTCAGGTCGCCTTGCGGCGCGACGTCGTACGGCGGCGGCTCGGCCGCCAGTTGCGTTCGCCGGCCTCCGCGGCCGCCAACCGCAGCGACTCGCCATGTGTGGCAAGCGCTTCGGTCAACGCCGCGACGCTCGGCGTCTCGGCGAGCACGTCGACCCGCAGACCGTGTTCCTCGGCGGTCTTGGCCGTCGCCGGGCCGATGCAGGCGACCACGGTGGAGGCGTGCGGCTTGCCGGCGATCCCGACGAGGTTGCGGACCGTGCTGGACGAGGTGAACAGCACCGCGTCGAAGCCGCCGGTCTTGATCGCCTCGCGGGTGGCCGCGGCCGGCGGGGCCGCCCGGACCGTGCGGTAGGCGGTGACGTCGTCGACCTCCCAGCCCCGTTCGGTGAGGCCGGCCACCAGCGTCTCGGTCGCGATGTCCGCACGCGGCAGGAACACCCGGTTGATCGGGTCGAGCACCGGGTCGAAGTCCGGCCAGTCCTCCAGCAGGCCGGCGCTGCTCTGCTCGCCGCTGGGGACCAGGTCGGGGTGCACGCCGAAGGCCCGCAGCGCGGCGGCCGTCTGCTCGCCCACCGCGGCGACCTTGAGCCCGGCGAACGAGCGCGCGTCCAGGCCGTACTCGTCGAACCGCTCCCGCACGGCCCGTACGGCGTTGACCGAGGTGAACGCGATCCACTCGTAGCGGCCGGAGACCAGCCCGTGGACGGCGCGCTCCATCTGCTGGGCGGTCCGCGGCGGCTCGACTGAGATCGTCGGGACCTCGACCGGCACGGCCCCGTGGCGCAGCAACTGGGCCGACAGCGCGCCGGCCTGTTCCCTCGTCCGGGGGACGAGCACCCGCCAGCCGAACAGCGGCTTGGTCTCGAACCACGACAGCTTGTCCCGGGCGGACACCACGTCGCCGATGACGACGACGGCCGCGCCCGGCGCCGTACCGGCGGCCGGCTTCGCCGCCTTCAGGGCCGCGCCGGCGTCACCCAGCGTGGTGGCGACCGTGCGCTGGTCGACGGTGGTCCCCCCGGTGGTCACGGTCAGCGGCGTACCCGGGGCCCGACCGGCCTGCAGCAGGCCGCTGGCGACGTCGGCCACGCGGTCGGCACCGTCGACGACGACCAGCGTGGTCGTCGGGTCGACGTGCTTGGCCCACGCGACGTCACCGGACCCCATCTCGATGACGTGGACCTCGCGGGACCGGCCACCGGTCAGTGTGAACCCGGCGTACGCCGCCACGCCGGTCACCGTGCTGACGCCCGGGGCGACCTCGAAGGGAACCCGGGCCTTGTGTAGGCCGGCGGCCTCCAGGGCGAGCGAGCCGTCGAGCACCGGATCGCCGGCCAGCAGCCGCACCACCTCGTGCCCGGCGCGCGCGGCCTCCACGACCAGCCGTACCCGAGCTGCGTGGTCCAGCGGCGCGCCCGCGTCGTCGACCGCGCGCACGATCTGCGCCGCGGTGCCGGCGTGGACCGCGGCGATGATCTCGGTGCCGCAGTCGGCGACCACGACCTCGGCGGACCCGAGCAGCGTGGCGGCCCGGACGGTCACCAGCTCCGGATCGCCCGGCCCGGCCGCCACCAGGGACACCGCGCCGAGTGGGGTCTTCTTCTTCGTCGTACGGGTGGGGCTCACCGGACTCGCTCCCCGAGAAGGGCGGCCGCGCCGTCGGCGAGCAGCGCGGCAGCCAGGCTCTCGCCCAGCTGCTGCGGTGCTCCGGCGGGACCGGAGGCGGACATGCGGACAGCAGTGGCGCCGTCGATCGACACGACGGCGGCGGACAGGTGCAGCACCGGCTCCGGCCCGGCTGCGGGCGAGTCGGCGGACAGTTCGGCGAGGGCGCCCACGGGTGCGGTGCACCCGGCCTCCAGCGCGGCGAGCAGGGCTCGCTCGGCGAGGACGGCGGCGCGGGACGCGGGGTGGTCGAGCTCGGCGAGCAGGTCGCGAAGCGACGTCGCGTCCGCTCGGCACTCCACTGCCAGTGCCCCCTGGCCTGGCGCGGGCAGCATCGTGTCAGCGTCGAGTGATTCGGTCACCGAGTCCAGCCGATGCAGCCGGACGAGGCCGGCGCGGGCCAGCACCACCGCGTCGAGGTCGCCGTCCGCGGTGAGCCGGCGCAGCCGGGTGTCGACGTTGCCGCGCAGCCCGACGACGTCCAGATCGGGTCGCCGCCATCGCAACTGGGCGGCCCGCCGCGGTGAGCCGGTCCCCACCCGCGCTCCGGCGGGCAGTTCCGCCAACCGCCGTCCTGCCTTGCTGCACAGGGCGTCTCGCGGATCCTCCCGCCGAGGTACGGCGGCCAGCGCGATCCCGTCCGCCGGCGCGGTCGGCAGATCCTTCAGCGAGTGCACCACCAGGTCCACCTCGCCGCGGGTCAGCGCCTCGCGCACCGCGGTGGTGAACACGCCGGTCCCGCCGATGACGTCCAGCGGCTCGGCCTGGGTATCGCCGGCAGTACGGATCGGCACCAGGTCGACCGGCCGCCCGGTGAACCGGCGTACCTCGTCGGCCACGGTCTGCGCCTGGGCGAGGGCCAGCGCGGAGCCCCGGGTGCCCAGCCGCAGCGGCTGACCAGTGGACGTCGGGCTCACGCCAGGGCCTCCGGGGCGGTCGGGTCCTCGGGGGTCACCACACGCAGGACGGACTCGGGGTCGAGGTCGAACAGGGCGTGCAGCGCCTCGGCGTACCGCGCCCCGTCCGGATCGGCCGCGAACTGCTTCATGCGGACCGTCGGGGTGTGCAGCAGGGTCGACACGGCCCGGCGCATCGACCGCTCCACCTCGGCCAGCGTCGCGGCGTCCAGTGCCGGTGCGCGCAGCCGGAGCCGCTGCAGCTCCCCCTCCACCACCTCGGCCGCCCGGCTGCGCAACGACACCACGATCGGCTCGACCCGGTGGGCCGCCTGCACGGCCGCGAAGGCGGCGACCTCGGTCGCCACGACCCGGCGGGCCGCCAGCACCGCGTCGTGCGGTGCCTGGGCGCCGGGCAACCCCGAGATCTGCGCCAGATCGATCCGGCTCACCCCGGGCAGGTCGTCGATGGCCGGGTCGGTGTCGTGCGGCAGCGCCAGATCGAGCACCACCAGCGGCGCGCCACCGGCGGCGGACCGTGCCGCGGCCAGTTGGGCGGCGGTGAGCACCAGCCCGTTGGAGCCGGTGCAGGACACCACGACGTCGGCCCGCGCCACCGCCTCGTCCAGCCCACCGAGGCCGACCCCGCGACCCTGGTAGGCCAGGCCGAGGCGTACGGCGGACTCCGGGGTGCGGTTGACCACGGCCAGGTCGCCGACGCCGGCGCGGTGCAGCGCCGCAGCGGCCAGCGAGCTCATCGCGCCGGCGCCGACGACGACCGCCCGGCGTCCGGCGAGCGAACCGAGCCGGTCGGCCGCCGCGGCCAGCGCCACGGAGACCACCGACGCACCGGCGCGGTCGATCCGGGTTTCGGCGTGCACCCGCTTGCCGACCCGCAGCGCGTGCTGGCCGAGGTCGTTGAGCACCCGGGCCGCGGTGCCGGCCGACTGGGCGGTCCGCAGCGCGGCGCGGACCTGGCCGAGGATCTGCTGCTCCCCCACGACCATCGAGTCCAGCCCGCTGGCCACCTCGAACAGGTGGCTGACGGCCGCCTCGTCGTAGTGCACGTACAGGTGGGGGACGAGCTCGTCGCGGTGCAGCCCGGACGACTTGGCCAGCACCGCGGTCACGTCCTCGACCGCGGGGTGGAACCGCGCCACGTCGGCGTACACCTCGACCCGGTTGCAGGTCGCGACCACCATCGCCTCGGCCACGTGCTCGCGCTGGATCACTTCCTGCAGTACGGCGGCGATGTCGGCCGGCAGCACGGCGGCCCGGTCCAGGACCTCGACCGGTGCCGAGCGGTGGCTGAGCCCGACGGCGAGCACCGTCACGCCCCCACCCCCTCGACGGCCACGGCCGGGGTGCCCTCGACCGGCAGCAGCGCAACGGCATTCGGGCTGCTGGCCCGCTGCTGTTCGTGGAACGCCAGGATCTGCAGTTCCACGGCGAGGTCGACCTTGCGGACCTCGACGTCGTCGGGAACGCTCAGCACGGCCGGGGCGAAGTTCAGGATGCTGCGGATCCCGCACGCCACCAGGCGGTCGCAGACGGCCTGGGCGGCGACGGCCGGGGTGGCGATGACCCCGATGCTCACGTCGCCGGCCCGGACGACGTCCTCCAACTCGGCCAGCGGCCGTACGGCAAGCTGCTGGTCACCGGTGCCGACGAGTTCCCCGGTACGGGACCGGTCGGCGTCGATCAAGCCGGCCACCCGGAAGCCGCGGGACGCGAAACCGCCGTAGTTCGCCAGGGCGTGGCCGAGGTTGCCGACCCCGACGATGACGACCGCCCAGTCCTGGGTCAGCCCCAGTTCGCGCGAGATCTGGTAGCGCAGGTACTCCACGTCGTAGCCGACGCCACGGG belongs to Actinomycetota bacterium and includes:
- a CDS encoding glutamyl-tRNA reductase, with translation MTVLAVGLSHRSAPVEVLDRAAVLPADIAAVLQEVIQREHVAEAMVVATCNRVEVYADVARFHPAVEDVTAVLAKSSGLHRDELVPHLYVHYDEAAVSHLFEVASGLDSMVVGEQQILGQVRAALRTAQSAGTAARVLNDLGQHALRVGKRVHAETRIDRAGASVVSVALAAAADRLGSLAGRRAVVVGAGAMSSLAAAALHRAGVGDLAVVNRTPESAVRLGLAYQGRGVGLGGLDEAVARADVVVSCTGSNGLVLTAAQLAAARSAAGGAPLVVLDLALPHDTDPAIDDLPGVSRIDLAQISGLPGAQAPHDAVLAARRVVATEVAAFAAVQAAHRVEPIVVSLRSRAAEVVEGELQRLRLRAPALDAATLAEVERSMRRAVSTLLHTPTVRMKQFAADPDGARYAEALHALFDLDPESVLRVVTPEDPTAPEALA
- a CDS encoding redox-sensing transcriptional repressor Rex is translated as MPLRRSILPAGRAGRRGIPDATVARLPVYHRVLGSLAEHAVATVSSDELAAASGVSSAKLRKDLSHLGSYGTRGVGYDVEYLRYQISRELGLTQDWAVVIVGVGNLGHALANYGGFASRGFRVAGLIDADRSRTGELVGTGDQQLAVRPLAELEDVVRAGDVSIGVIATPAVAAQAVCDRLVACGIRSILNFAPAVLSVPDDVEVRKVDLAVELQILAFHEQQRASSPNAVALLPVEGTPAVAVEGVGA
- a CDS encoding bifunctional uroporphyrinogen-III C-methyltransferase/uroporphyrinogen-III synthase translates to MAAGPGDPELVTVRAATLLGSAEVVVADCGTEIIAAVHAGTAAQIVRAVDDAGAPLDHAARVRLVVEAARAGHEVVRLLAGDPVLDGSLALEAAGLHKARVPFEVAPGVSTVTGVAAYAGFTLTGGRSREVHVIEMGSGDVAWAKHVDPTTTLVVVDGADRVADVASGLLQAGRAPGTPLTVTTGGTTVDQRTVATTLGDAGAALKAAKPAAGTAPGAAVVVIGDVVSARDKLSWFETKPLFGWRVLVPRTREQAGALSAQLLRHGAVPVEVPTISVEPPRTAQQMERAVHGLVSGRYEWIAFTSVNAVRAVRERFDEYGLDARSFAGLKVAAVGEQTAAALRAFGVHPDLVPSGEQSSAGLLEDWPDFDPVLDPINRVFLPRADIATETLVAGLTERGWEVDDVTAYRTVRAAPPAAATREAIKTGGFDAVLFTSSSTVRNLVGIAGKPHASTVVACIGPATAKTAEEHGLRVDVLAETPSVAALTEALATHGESLRLAAAEAGERNWRPSRRRTTSRRKAT
- the hemB gene encoding porphobilinogen synthase, with product MARSAGGRPPAEQPRRLRRTPALRRLVAETRLDPAELILPVFVREDIAAPVPIGSMPGVLQHSLASLPALAADVAGLGLGGLMLFGVPAHKDATGSGADAADGILNRALSAARDEVGDATVVMADLCLDEFTDHGHCGVLAADGTVDNAATLDRYASVALAQAAAGAHVVGLSGMMDGQVAAVRAALDGAGYGDVVVLAYAAKYASAFYGPFRDAVQSSLVGDRRTYQQDPANRRESRREVRLDVAQGADVVMVKPALAYLDVLADTAAAVDVPVWAYQVSGEYAMVEAAAAQGWIDRDAAIHETLTATRRAGAAAVLTYWALEVARSLQH
- a CDS encoding hydroxymethylbilane synthase: MSPTSTGQPLRLGTRGSALALAQAQTVADEVRRFTGRPVDLVPIRTAGDTQAEPLDVIGGTGVFTTAVREALTRGEVDLVVHSLKDLPTAPADGIALAAVPRREDPRDALCSKAGRRLAELPAGARVGTGSPRRAAQLRWRRPDLDVVGLRGNVDTRLRRLTADGDLDAVVLARAGLVRLHRLDSVTESLDADTMLPAPGQGALAVECRADATSLRDLLAELDHPASRAAVLAERALLAALEAGCTAPVGALAELSADSPAAGPEPVLHLSAAVVSIDGATAVRMSASGPAGAPQQLGESLAAALLADGAAALLGERVR